Proteins co-encoded in one Setaria viridis chromosome 9, Setaria_viridis_v4.0, whole genome shotgun sequence genomic window:
- the LOC117837452 gene encoding hydroxymethylglutaryl-CoA synthase: protein MASEAKDVGILAMDIYFPPTCVLQEELETHDGVSKGKYTIGLGQDSMAFCTDVEDVISMSLTVVKSLLKNYNIDPKCIGRLEVGSETVIDKSKSIKTWLMQIFEEYGNTDIEGVDSSNACYGGTAALFNCVNWVESNSWDGRYGLVVCTDSAVYAEGPARPTGGAAAIAMLIGPNAPISFESKYRGSHMAHAYDFYKPDLASEYPVVDGKLSQTCYLMALDSCYNVFCKKYEKHEGKQFSIFDADYVVFHSPYNKLVQKSFARLCYNDFLRNCSTVDEESREKLAPYAGLSSEESYQSRDLEKASQQVAKNLYESKVQPTTLIPKQVGNMYTASLYAAFASVIYNRHETLAGQRIVMFSYGSGLTSTMFSFKINEGEHPFSLLNIANVLDVSKKLEARHVVPPKKFVEALKLMEHRYGAKDFVTSQDTSLLPAGTYYLTHVDSMYRRFYAAKDDGVTTAVSNGH from the exons aTGGCGTCGGAGGCCAAGGACGTGGGCATCCTCGCCATGGACATCTACTTCCCGCCCACCTGCGTGCTCCAG GAAGAGTTGGAAACTCATGATGGCGTGAGCAAAGGGAAATACACCATTGGACTTGGGCAGGATAGCATGGCATTCTGCACTGACGTTGAGGATGTTATTTCTATGAG CTTGACAGTTGTGAAGTCCCTCCTGAAAAATTATAACATCGACCCGAAGTGCATTGGACGTTTGGAAGTTGGCAGTGAAACAGTTATAGACAAGAGCAAGTCTATAAAGACATGGCTGATGCAAATATTTGAG GAATATGGCAACACTGATATTGAAGGAGTTGACTCCTCAAATGCATGCTATGGTGGAACAGCTGCGTTGTTTAATTGTGTTAACTGGGTTGAAAGCAACTCATGGGACGGGCGTTATGGACTTGTTGTTTGCACAGACAGTGCG GTTTATGCTGAAGGTCCGGCTCGTCCTACTGGTGGTGCAGCTGCTATTGCAATGTTGATTGGACCTAATGCTCCTATTTCTTTTGAAAGCAAATATAGGGGATCTCATATGGCCCATGCATACGACTTCTACAAGCCTGATCTTGCGAGTGAATATCCG GTGGTTGATGGAAAGCTATCACAGACATGCTATCTCATGGCATTGGATTCCTGTTATAATGTATTTTGTAAAAA GTATGAAAAACATGAGGGAAAgcaattttcaatttttgatgCAGATTATGTTGTATTCCATTCTCCATACAACAAG CTTGTACAGAAAAGCTTTGCTCGTTTGTGCTACAACGATTTCTTGAGAAATTGCAG CACGGTCGATGAAGAGTCTAGGGAAAAATTGGCACCCTATGCTGGTTTGTCATCTGAAGAAAGCTACCAGAGTCGAGACCTTGAAAAG GCATCTCAGCAAGTTGCGAAGAACCTGTACGAGTCCAAGGTTCAACCAACAACATTGATCCCAAAACAAGTTGGGAATATGTATACAGCATCACTCTATGCGGCTTTTGCTTCAGTTATCTATAATAGACATGAAACTCTG GCAGGCCAGAGGATTGTTATGTTTTCATATGGAAGTGGCTTGACATCAACAATGTTCTCTTTCAAAATTAATGAAGGCGAGCATCCATTCAGCCTGCTAAACATTGCAAACGTACTGGATGTTTCCAAGAAACTGGAGGCAAGACATGTG GTCCCCCCGAAGAAATTTGTCGAGGCACTGAAACTGATGGAGCACCGCTATGGGGCAAAGGATTTTGTGACCAGTCAGGACACAAGCTTGTTACCTGCAGGCACTTATTATCTCACACACGTCGACTCCATGTACCGAAGGTTCTACGCTGCGAAAGATGACGGTGTCACCACTGCAGTGTCCAATGGCCACTGA
- the LOC117837451 gene encoding uncharacterized protein, translating into MPPNRKRRAPAMEPAAGGAGQQRQSKASASKKAKKGGGSGGRWPAVKPKKDLQINRLKGTQLLTIPDFFTSTEAKAFIDITESMGFTHQGSLGPLKGEAYRDNDRISVTDPLLAQAIWESGINRIFTDINISGKVATGLNSNIRFYRYTEGQRFGRHIDESVDLGDGSKTYYTLLVYLSGKGSAKDSSGQGLVGGETVFYDQRGGVVAEVAPVQGMALLHLHGAKCMLHEARVVKKNAKYVLRSDVVFS; encoded by the exons ATGCCACCGAACCGCAAGAGGCGAGCACCAGCCATGGAACCCGCGGCAGGAGGCGCCGGTCAGCAGCGCCAGAGCAAAGCTTCGGCGAGCAAGAAGGCAAAaaagggcggcggcagcggtgggagATGGCCAGCGGTCAAGCCTAAGAAGGATCTCCAGATCAATCGCCTCAAGGGCACCCAACTCCTCACC ATTCCAGACTTCTTCACTTCCACTGAGGCGAAGGCGTTCATTGATATCACTGAGTCTATGGGCTTCACGCACCAGGGCAGTTTGGGGCCACTAAAGGGAGAGGCTTACAGAGACAATGATCGGATATCTGTAACGGATCCATTGCTTGCTCAAGCCATTTGGGAATCAGGGATAAACAGAATATTTACAGACATCAACATCTCTGGCAAAGTAGCTACAGGATTGAATTCAAATATCAGGTTCTACAG GTACACTGAAGGTCAGCGTTTTGGTAGGCATATTGATGAGAGTGTTGACCTTGGGGATGGTTCTAAAACATATTATACGCTGTTAGTATACCTTTCTGGCAAAGGAAGTGCAAAGGATTCATCAGGACAAGGTCTTGTTGGAGGGGAGACTGTCTTTTATGATCAAAGAGGTGGAGTTGTTGCTGAG GTTGCTCCAGTGCAAGGAATGGCTCTCCTCCACCTGCATGGCGCCAAATGTATGTTGCATGAAGCCCGGGTTGTGAAAAAGAATGCCAAGTATGTACTCCGTTCAGATGTTGTATTCTCTTAG
- the LOC140221355 gene encoding uncharacterized protein gives MSRSGEIGADEEILAALIEVSKTPEGRRGLSDVLADTLFLLPASPSRPLLLRLRLLRNLLAGDELNQYAFIEHSGPAVVAAAVLSFPSPAPDVARAALQALGNAALAGEFHRDAVWEAIFPEALRKFAGVRDAGVLDPLCMVLDTCCGEEGGRWRLNDLCHEDLGLPILVQVVNTASQVEHKEEWLEWLLFKVCVEEQKFEILFNALCSSNDVECTDSGEYNAKHAFLLGTLSRCLNNHPKEVTVSDSFAHHVFNVHKHAAETVDFTHRGTSRLPTGRPAIDVLGYTLQLLRDICAWESPSSETQGPVGSLLQTGLVKRLLKYLGELEPPSTIRKSMARGQGDNHPALENGNVCPYIGYRTDLVAVIANCLHGRKKVQDEIRKLGGILLLLQQCVIDEDNPYLREWGLLAVKNLLEENEENQKEISELEMQEPVITPEIANIGLKVEIDKETGRPKLVNTSDA, from the exons atgtcTCGTTCCGGCGAGATCGGTGCCGACGAGGAGATCCTCGCCGCGCTCATAGAAGTTTCTAAAACCCCGGAGGGTCGGCGGGGTCTCTCCGACGTGCTCGCCGACaccctcttcctcctgcccgcCTCCCCGTCCCGCCccctgctcctccgcctccgcctcctccgcaacctcctcgccggcgacgagctcaACCAGTACGCCTTCATCGAGCACTCCGGCCCCGCCGTCgtagccgccgccgtgctctccTTTCCCTCCCCCGCCCCCGACGTGGCGCGCGCCGCGCTCCAAGCGCTGGGCAACGCCGCGCTCGCCGGGGAGTTCCACCGCGACGCCGTCTGGGAGGCGATCTTCCCCGAGGCGCTGCGGAAGTTCGCCGGGGTCAGGGACGCGGGAGTCCTGGACCCCCTGTGCATGGTGCTCGACACGTGCTGCGGCGAGGAAGGTGGTCGCTGGAGACTCAACGACCTGTGCCACGAGGACTTGGGGCTGCCAATCCTCGTCCAAGTTGTCAATACGGCCTCGCAAG tggagcacaaggaagagtgGTTGGAGTGGCTTCTGTTCAAAGTTTGCGTCGAGGAGCAGAAGTTTGAGATTTTGTTCAATGCCTTATGCTCAAGTAATGATGTTGAGTGCACAGACAGTGGCGAATATAATGCTAAGCATGCTTTTCTTTTGGGCACGCTATCAAGGTGCCTGAACAATCATCCCAAAGAAGTTACTGTATCTGACAGTTTTGCGCATCATGTTTTCAATGTACACAAGCATGCAGCTGAAACTGTGGATTTTACTCACCGTGGTACATCTCGTCTCCCAACTGGGCGCCCTGCAATTGATGTCCTTGGATACACGCTGCAGCTCCTGAGGGACATATGTGCTTGGGAATCCCCCTCATCAGAGACTCAAGGTCCTGTTGGCTCACTATTGCAGACTGGCCTTGTAAAACGCCTTCTGAAATACCTAGGTGAGCTCGAGCCACCAAGCACAATCAGAAAATCAATGGCAAGAGGACAGGGAGATAACCATCCAGCTCTTGAGAATGGGAATGTCTGCCCTTACATTGGTTACAGGACAGATTTAGTTGCGGTCATTGCTAATTGCTTACacggaaggaagaaggtgcagGATGAGATTAGGAAGCTAGGTGGGATTTTGTTACTACTGCAGCAGTGTGTCATCGATGAAGATAATCCATACTTGAGGGAGTGGGGTCTGCTAGCTGTTAAGAACTTGcttgaagaaaatgaagaaaatcAGAAGGAGATTTCTGAACTTGAGATGCAAGAACCTGTTATAACTCCAGAAATTGCTAACATAGGTCTCAAGGTGGAGATAGACAAGGAAACGGGGCGTCCAAAACTGGTCAATACTTCTGAT GCTTAA